A window of the Glycocaulis abyssi genome harbors these coding sequences:
- a CDS encoding ParB N-terminal domain-containing protein, which translates to MANAKTKITLSPARDIPFNRLVLAQTNVRRVKAGVSIDELAASIARRGLIQSLHVRPLLDEAGAETGQYEVPAGGRRFRALELLVKQKRLAKSAPVPCVVGDAASEVLSEEISLAENVERAPLHPLDQYRAFEAMRAKGMTEEAIAAAFFVPAQIVRQRLRLAAVAPELLDAYAEDAMTLEHLMAFTVTDDQDRQRQVWEAVQASYTRTPQQIRRLLTETAVRASDRRALFIGIEAYEAAGGRVLRDLFEEDHGGWLQDPALLGRLVAEKLAAAAETIAAEGWKWTETEINFPYGHTFSLREIDGEPVDLTEDEVAARAALAEEYDRLEAEHAQADEYPEEVDHRLGEIETALEAFDQRPMRFDPADIAIAGAFISIDPSGRLQIDRGYVRPEDEPAADEAEPVGDAADEEVVTTVSIDGDGAPAEEPEEEDDTGKPLPERLTIELTAHRTLALRDALAGHPRIAMTALLHKLVLDSFSRALPGAALEARVSPVYLPVQGEGLADSLPARMIEERDEAWKADIPLAEGDDAVWDWLDRLDEASRLALLAHCVSFGVNALFERPSPYGTGISASGLERRMREADRLARVTGLDMAEAGWTPTVASYLGRVTKARILEAVREGAGEEAAARIEGLKKDAMAKAAEELLAGTGWLPAALRTQGDPPAEETPAEDEEGAPAVAAE; encoded by the coding sequence ATGGCCAACGCCAAGACGAAAATCACCCTGTCGCCCGCGCGCGACATCCCCTTCAACAGGCTCGTCCTCGCCCAGACCAATGTCCGCCGGGTGAAGGCGGGCGTCTCGATCGACGAGCTCGCCGCCTCCATCGCCCGGCGCGGCCTGATCCAGAGCCTGCATGTCCGGCCGCTCCTCGACGAGGCCGGAGCGGAGACCGGCCAGTACGAGGTGCCCGCCGGCGGGCGCCGCTTCCGCGCCCTCGAACTGCTGGTCAAGCAGAAGCGGCTCGCGAAGTCCGCGCCCGTCCCCTGTGTCGTGGGCGATGCGGCCAGCGAAGTGCTCAGCGAGGAAATCTCGCTGGCCGAGAATGTCGAGCGCGCGCCGCTGCATCCGCTCGACCAGTACCGCGCCTTCGAGGCGATGCGCGCCAAAGGCATGACGGAAGAGGCGATCGCGGCCGCCTTCTTCGTCCCGGCCCAGATCGTGCGCCAGCGCCTGCGCCTCGCCGCCGTCGCGCCCGAGCTGCTCGACGCCTATGCCGAAGACGCGATGACGCTCGAACACCTGATGGCGTTCACCGTCACCGATGACCAGGACCGCCAGCGCCAGGTCTGGGAGGCGGTGCAGGCGAGCTATACAAGGACGCCTCAGCAGATCCGGCGCCTCCTGACCGAAACCGCCGTTCGCGCCAGCGACCGGCGGGCGCTCTTCATCGGCATCGAGGCCTATGAGGCGGCGGGCGGACGCGTCCTGCGCGATCTGTTCGAGGAGGACCATGGCGGCTGGCTGCAGGACCCCGCGCTCCTGGGCCGCCTGGTCGCCGAGAAGCTCGCGGCCGCCGCAGAAACCATCGCCGCCGAAGGCTGGAAGTGGACCGAGACCGAGATCAACTTCCCCTATGGCCATACCTTCAGCCTGCGGGAGATCGATGGCGAGCCCGTCGATCTGACCGAGGACGAGGTCGCGGCCCGCGCCGCGCTCGCCGAGGAGTATGACCGGCTCGAAGCCGAGCATGCCCAGGCCGATGAGTATCCCGAGGAGGTCGACCACCGGCTGGGCGAGATCGAAACCGCGCTCGAAGCCTTCGATCAGCGCCCGATGCGGTTCGATCCGGCCGACATCGCCATCGCCGGGGCCTTCATCAGCATCGACCCCAGCGGGCGGCTCCAGATCGATCGCGGCTATGTTCGGCCCGAGGACGAGCCCGCCGCCGACGAGGCCGAGCCCGTCGGCGATGCCGCTGACGAGGAGGTCGTCACCACCGTGTCGATCGACGGAGACGGCGCGCCCGCCGAGGAGCCCGAGGAGGAGGATGACACCGGCAAGCCGCTGCCAGAGCGCCTCACCATCGAGCTCACCGCCCACCGCACGCTCGCCCTGCGCGATGCGCTCGCGGGCCATCCGCGCATCGCGATGACCGCGCTCCTGCACAAGCTCGTGCTCGACAGCTTCAGCCGCGCGCTGCCCGGCGCGGCGCTGGAGGCGCGGGTGAGCCCGGTCTATCTGCCCGTCCAGGGCGAGGGGCTCGCCGACAGCCTCCCGGCGCGGATGATCGAGGAGCGCGACGAGGCCTGGAAGGCCGACATCCCGCTGGCCGAGGGCGATGACGCGGTCTGGGACTGGCTCGACCGGCTGGACGAGGCGAGCCGGCTGGCCCTCCTCGCTCACTGCGTGAGCTTCGGGGTCAACGCCCTGTTCGAACGCCCGAGCCCCTATGGCACGGGGATCTCGGCCTCCGGGCTCGAGCGGCGGATGCGCGAGGCGGACCGTCTCGCCCGCGTGACCGGGCTCGACATGGCCGAGGCGGGCTGGACGCCCACGGTGGCGAGCTATCTCGGCCGGGTCACCAAGGCCCGCATCCTCGAGGCCGTACGCGAAGGCGCGGGCGAGGAGGCCGCCGCGCGCATCGAGGGGCTGAAGAAGGACGCCATGGCCAAGGCCGCCGAGGAACTGCTTGCGGGCACGGGCTGGTTGCCCGCCGCCCTGCGCACGCAGGGTGATCCGCCTGCGGAGGAGACTCCGGCCGAAGACGAGGAGGGCGCCCCGGCCGTCGCCGCCGAATAG
- a CDS encoding IS3 family transposase (programmed frameshift), whose product MSKRKQHSPEFKAKVALEALKGEQTAAELASRFGVHPTMIHQWKRALLEGASGVFERGSRRKPEVDEAQLQALHAKIGELAVANDFLSRKLKALGRDVRRAMIEPDHPALSIGRQCGLLSIARSSFYYTPEGESDANLALMRRIDEQFLETPFYGVRQMCWHLRNEGHGVNVKRVRRLMRLMGLMPIYQKPDTSKPAKGHKTYPYLLRGLRVDRPDQVWCADITYLPMRRGFLYLVAIMDWHTRKVLAWRISNTLEARFCVEALTEAICRFGPPQIMNTDQGSQFTAFAWTDTLRRAGVRISMDGKGRCIDNIFIERLWRSLKYECVYLHAWETGSQAKAGVGRWIRFYNHQRPHTAHGGRPPAMIYWRERQPNQPSQQELRVA is encoded by the exons ATGTCGAAACGCAAGCAGCATTCGCCGGAGTTCAAGGCCAAGGTGGCGCTTGAAGCGTTGAAGGGCGAACAGACCGCGGCCGAGCTGGCGAGCCGGTTCGGGGTCCACCCCACGATGATCCACCAGTGGAAGCGCGCTCTTCTGGAGGGCGCTTCGGGCGTGTTCGAGCGGGGATCGCGGCGCAAGCCGGAGGTGGACGAGGCCCAGCTCCAGGCGCTGCACGCCAAGATCGGCGAGCTGGCGGTCGCCAACGATTTTTTGTCCAGAAAGCTCA AAGCCCTGGGGCGGGACGTGAGGCGCGCGATGATCGAGCCTGATCATCCGGCGCTGTCGATCGGTCGCCAGTGCGGCCTGCTGTCGATCGCGCGGTCCTCGTTCTATTACACGCCCGAGGGCGAGAGCGATGCGAACCTGGCGCTGATGCGTCGGATCGACGAGCAGTTCCTGGAGACGCCGTTCTATGGCGTGCGCCAGATGTGCTGGCATCTGCGCAATGAGGGGCATGGCGTGAACGTCAAGCGCGTGCGCCGGCTGATGCGGCTCATGGGCCTGATGCCGATCTACCAGAAGCCGGACACCAGCAAGCCGGCCAAGGGGCACAAGACGTATCCGTATCTCCTGCGCGGCCTGCGCGTGGATCGGCCCGACCAGGTCTGGTGCGCGGACATCACCTATCTGCCGATGCGGCGCGGCTTCCTGTACCTGGTCGCGATCATGGACTGGCATACCCGCAAGGTGCTCGCCTGGCGCATCTCCAACACGCTGGAGGCCCGGTTCTGCGTGGAGGCGCTGACCGAGGCGATCTGTCGGTTCGGGCCGCCGCAGATCATGAACACCGACCAGGGCAGCCAGTTCACGGCGTTCGCCTGGACCGACACACTCAGGCGGGCCGGCGTGCGCATCTCCATGGACGGCAAGGGGCGCTGCATCGACAACATCTTCATCGAACGGCTATGGCGGTCGCTGAAGTATGAATGCGTCTACCTGCATGCCTGGGAGACCGGCTCGCAGGCCAAGGCCGGCGTCGGCCGCTGGATCCGCTTCTACAATCACCAGCGGCCACACACCGCTCATGGCGGGCGGCCGCCCGCCATGATCTACTGGCGCGAGCGCCAGCCCAATCAACCCAGTCAGCAGGAGCTCAGAGTAGCTTAA
- a CDS encoding DUF6878 family protein, giving the protein MTQSNPPPAPSPMADIVARMKAYEARAAALMPANKASLFAVLAPAGITRIDVTFDGYGDSGQIEDVQAYAGDTPAALPEAPLTLRSVSFHDEEIREQEMTVAEAVETLSYNALSQTHGGWEDNDGAYGAFVFDVAAGTIRLDYNERYTSVDAHHHDF; this is encoded by the coding sequence ATGACCCAGTCCAACCCGCCGCCCGCGCCATCGCCGATGGCCGACATCGTCGCGCGCATGAAAGCCTATGAAGCCCGCGCCGCCGCGCTGATGCCCGCCAACAAGGCGTCGCTCTTCGCCGTGCTCGCGCCGGCGGGCATCACCCGGATCGACGTCACCTTTGACGGTTATGGCGACAGCGGGCAGATCGAGGACGTCCAGGCCTATGCCGGCGACACGCCCGCCGCCTTGCCCGAGGCGCCCCTGACACTGCGATCGGTCAGCTTCCATGACGAAGAGATCCGCGAGCAGGAGATGACCGTCGCCGAGGCGGTCGAGACGCTTTCTTATAACGCGCTCTCCCAGACCCATGGCGGCTGGGAGGACAATGACGGGGCCTATGGCGCGTTCGTCTTCGACGTCGCCGCCGGGACGATCCGTCTGGACTATAATGAGCGCTATACCAGCGTTGACGCTCACCACCACGATTTCTGA
- a CDS encoding tetratricopeptide repeat protein produces MTEYGRPSPRPDSTGAPASDWETCLKTGVALARAGRAHDALPHLRRARLIRPRHFDTLQALASAQLRAGLAEEADGTFGAILRIDPRHVDARHGRALAQNALGDRAAALATFRKLVAGEPNAWRSWQSIADITPDEEERVAAVDEAAEALERLCAGDRAAPELYAACVTALVAARRAEDAATFAQDRFGRFRSASAAHDKLAGALYRAGRFREAALQKASALASLPAADIPAAPRANPFGIATGNDALASFAAILEAAGIDYFLAAGTALGFHREGGPLAHDRDLDIGVIRRADGGPDLAGLIRAHPDLILDRGARPGDRYIPLHHQGAGIDLFAHDPQADQLVCGFSGTDGDVAWRFSAFQIRRRTFGKTSYPLLDPVERYLTESYGDGWRTPDHGFASAISSPALDGVSPWVRAFYALARAKSALMRGDRAKARALLAQSPVRLPGMDRILPKLARARPDKEEETRFR; encoded by the coding sequence ATGACTGAGTACGGCCGCCCCTCCCCTCGTCCGGACTCGACGGGCGCGCCCGCTTCCGACTGGGAGACCTGCCTGAAGACCGGCGTCGCGCTCGCCCGCGCGGGCCGGGCCCATGACGCCCTGCCGCATCTGCGCCGCGCCCGGCTGATCCGTCCCCGGCATTTCGACACGCTGCAGGCGCTCGCCAGCGCCCAGCTGCGGGCGGGTCTGGCGGAGGAGGCGGACGGCACGTTCGGGGCGATCCTTCGCATCGATCCGCGCCATGTGGATGCCCGGCACGGCCGCGCCCTCGCCCAGAACGCGCTCGGCGACCGGGCGGCGGCGCTGGCGACCTTCCGGAAGCTGGTGGCGGGTGAGCCGAATGCCTGGCGCAGCTGGCAGTCGATCGCCGACATCACGCCGGACGAGGAGGAGCGGGTCGCCGCCGTGGACGAAGCCGCCGAGGCGCTCGAGCGATTGTGCGCCGGCGACCGCGCGGCGCCGGAACTCTATGCGGCCTGCGTGACCGCGCTGGTCGCAGCTCGCCGCGCGGAGGATGCGGCCACGTTCGCGCAAGACCGGTTCGGCCGGTTCCGAAGCGCGAGCGCTGCGCATGACAAGCTCGCGGGCGCGCTCTACCGGGCCGGCCGGTTCCGGGAGGCGGCGCTGCAGAAGGCTTCGGCGCTGGCAAGTCTTCCGGCGGCGGACATCCCGGCCGCGCCGCGCGCGAACCCGTTCGGGATTGCCACCGGTAACGACGCCCTCGCCTCCTTCGCCGCCATCCTGGAGGCGGCGGGGATCGATTACTTCCTGGCGGCCGGCACGGCGCTCGGCTTCCACCGCGAGGGCGGCCCGCTCGCCCACGACCGGGATCTCGATATCGGCGTGATCCGGCGCGCGGATGGCGGCCCGGATCTCGCTGGCCTCATCCGCGCCCATCCCGACCTCATCCTCGACCGCGGCGCGCGCCCGGGCGACCGGTACATCCCGCTCCATCACCAGGGCGCAGGCATCGACCTCTTCGCGCATGATCCGCAGGCGGACCAGCTGGTCTGCGGGTTCAGCGGGACGGATGGCGATGTCGCCTGGCGCTTCTCCGCGTTCCAGATCCGCCGCCGGACCTTCGGAAAAACCTCCTATCCCCTGCTCGACCCGGTCGAGCGGTATCTGACAGAGAGTTATGGCGATGGCTGGCGCACGCCCGATCACGGGTTCGCCTCCGCGATCAGCTCGCCCGCGCTCGACGGCGTCAGCCCCTGGGTGCGCGCCTTCTATGCGCTCGCCCGGGCGAAGTCGGCGCTGATGCGCGGCGACCGCGCCAAGGCCCGCGCTCTGCTCGCCCAGTCTCCCGTGCGCCTGCCCGGCATGGACCGGATCCTGCCGAAGCTCGCGCGCGCACGCCCCGACAAAGAAGAGGAGACCCGCTTCCGCTGA
- a CDS encoding IS5 family transposase (programmed frameshift) produces MARLFWLSDMQWAAIAPHLPTNQPGARRVDDRRVISGIIHVLKTGCRWCDCPPEYGPPTTIYNRFNRWSRRRFWIRLLEALAASGAVTKSTAIDSTYVKAQRAAHGGKGGRNQAIGPSRGGQTTKLHALTDVVGRPFALTLTAGNAADITVAPALLARAERVKYLIADKGYDGDGLRSTIRQAGAVPVIPGRANRKRKVRLDARRYRDRHLVENAFCRLKDFRRVATRYDKLAANFLSAAALAAIVAFWI; encoded by the exons ATGGCCCGCCTGTTCTGGCTGAGCGACATGCAATGGGCGGCGATCGCGCCGCATCTGCCCACCAACCAGCCCGGCGCGCGCCGGGTGGACGACCGCCGGGTGATTTCAGGCATCATCCACGTGCTCAAGACCGGCTGCCGGTGGTGCGACTGTCCGCCCGAATACGGGCCGCCCACGACGATCTACAACCGCTTCAACCGCTGGTCCCGCCGCCGGTTCTGGATCAGGCTTCTGGAGGCGCTGGCCGCCAGCGGGGCGGTGACGAAAAGCACCGCGATCGACTCCACCTACGTCAAGGCTCAGCGCGCCGCCCATGGCGGAAAAGGGGGGCGA AATCAGGCCATCGGCCCGTCGCGCGGCGGCCAGACCACCAAGCTGCACGCGCTGACCGACGTGGTGGGCCGCCCCTTCGCGCTGACCCTGACCGCGGGCAACGCGGCTGACATCACCGTCGCTCCGGCCCTGCTGGCGCGCGCCGAGCGCGTGAAGTATCTCATCGCGGACAAGGGCTATGACGGGGACGGTCTGCGCAGCACCATCCGCCAGGCTGGAGCCGTGCCGGTCATCCCCGGCCGCGCCAACCGCAAGCGCAAAGTCCGGCTGGACGCCCGCCGGTACAGGGACCGCCACCTGGTGGAGAACGCCTTCTGCAGGCTCAAGGACTTCCGCCGCGTGGCCACGCGCTACGACAAGCTCGCCGCCAACTTCCTCTCAGCCGCAGCCCTCGCAGCCATCGTCGCGTTCTGGATATGA
- a CDS encoding DUF932 domain-containing protein: MPRQEILPPLAPSPSPPPGGGYKVDVSRGERIGRVSSEWFSRPDDERYLSLSDLHDAVRGRAEASRTRIVESAQIRVLAERDDPEDLALMMPGADAPIAPTHWSFGQLASLVGAPAAYMRQLPAPLAGINLQYGLTAHRAEQIKTLETADGRTELRAVTGPDYGRIFDHELVTAVRRIAGDGTGDTRWKVPGVLDWSNGVYNPRVDVTKDTTTLYASDRDVFLFLVDDLNPIEAGTLPDGSPDLYFRGFYCWNSEVGAKTLGIASFYLRAVCQNRNLWGVEDFQEIRIRHSKYAASRFAHEAAPALTRFANSSPMPFVNGIRAARERVVARDEEGRQDFLRRRGFTKAATAKIIDTVLAEEGRPPETVFDFVQGITAHARSQTHQDARLELEGRAKTLLERAA; this comes from the coding sequence ATGCCCCGACAAGAAATCCTGCCCCCTCTCGCCCCGTCCCCATCGCCTCCTCCAGGTGGCGGCTACAAGGTCGATGTCAGCCGCGGCGAGCGGATCGGACGCGTCTCGTCCGAATGGTTCAGCCGGCCCGACGATGAACGCTACCTCTCGCTGTCCGATCTCCATGACGCGGTCCGCGGCCGCGCCGAGGCCAGCCGCACAAGGATCGTCGAAAGCGCCCAGATCCGCGTGCTCGCCGAGCGGGATGATCCCGAAGACCTCGCGCTGATGATGCCGGGCGCGGACGCGCCCATCGCGCCCACCCATTGGAGCTTCGGCCAGCTGGCGAGCCTGGTCGGCGCGCCCGCCGCCTATATGCGCCAGCTGCCCGCCCCGCTCGCGGGCATCAATCTGCAATACGGCCTCACCGCCCACCGCGCCGAGCAGATCAAGACGCTCGAGACCGCGGACGGGCGCACCGAGCTGCGCGCGGTGACCGGGCCCGACTATGGCCGCATCTTCGATCATGAGCTCGTCACGGCCGTGCGGCGCATCGCCGGCGACGGCACCGGCGACACCCGCTGGAAAGTGCCCGGCGTGCTGGACTGGTCGAACGGCGTCTACAACCCGCGCGTCGACGTCACCAAGGACACGACCACGCTCTACGCCTCGGACCGGGACGTCTTCCTCTTCCTGGTCGATGACCTCAATCCGATCGAAGCGGGCACGCTGCCCGACGGCTCGCCGGACCTCTATTTCCGGGGCTTTTATTGCTGGAACTCGGAAGTCGGCGCGAAGACGCTGGGGATCGCGAGCTTCTATCTGCGCGCCGTCTGCCAGAACCGCAATCTGTGGGGCGTGGAGGACTTCCAGGAGATCCGCATCCGGCACTCCAAATACGCCGCCAGCCGGTTCGCCCATGAGGCCGCGCCCGCGCTGACGCGCTTCGCCAATTCCTCGCCCATGCCCTTCGTGAACGGCATCCGCGCCGCGCGCGAGCGCGTTGTCGCCCGCGATGAGGAGGGCCGCCAGGACTTCCTGCGTCGCCGCGGCTTCACCAAGGCGGCTACGGCGAAAATCATCGACACGGTCCTCGCCGAGGAAGGCCGCCCGCCCGAGACCGTGTTCGACTTCGTCCAGGGCATCACCGCCCACGCCCGCAGCCAGACCCATCAGGACGCCCGCCTCGAACTGGAAGGGCGCGCGAAGACGCTGCTCGAACGGGCCGCCTGA
- a CDS encoding toprim domain-containing protein, whose translation MSRSDAADLARRLGRQAEAVCRHYLPNGRRDGQYWRVGDARGEAGRSMFVRLADAPGGPAGKWTDAATGEHGDLLDIIRETRGLSRFSDILAEARRFLALPEPEPVDGSPPRARPKPAVVSPTAARRLFAAARPIRGTLAETYLRARRLTRLDDLAALRFHPRCTVLPGDGAPRQTWPALIASVTDLSGAQTGAHRTWLARDGAAKAPLDPPRKAMGQLLGHGVRFGRPGEVLAAGEGLENALSVREALPGLPSVAALSAAHLGALALPPGLRRLYVILDADAAGEGAFARLAERAREAGVEARPLRPARGDFNDDLLASGARRLNAALARQLAREDRVRFGGA comes from the coding sequence ATGAGCCGCTCGGACGCCGCCGATCTCGCCCGCCGCCTCGGCCGCCAGGCCGAGGCGGTCTGCCGCCACTATCTCCCCAACGGCCGGCGTGACGGCCAGTACTGGCGCGTCGGCGACGCCCGCGGCGAGGCGGGCCGCTCTATGTTCGTGCGCCTCGCCGACGCGCCCGGCGGCCCGGCCGGCAAATGGACCGACGCGGCCACCGGCGAGCATGGCGACCTACTCGACATCATCCGCGAGACACGCGGGCTCAGCCGGTTTTCTGACATCCTCGCCGAAGCCCGGCGCTTCCTCGCTCTCCCGGAACCCGAGCCGGTGGATGGTTCGCCACCGCGCGCCAGACCGAAGCCCGCCGTGGTGAGCCCCACCGCGGCGCGCCGTCTCTTCGCCGCGGCCCGGCCGATCCGGGGCACGCTCGCGGAGACCTATCTGCGCGCGCGGCGCCTGACCCGGCTCGATGACCTCGCCGCGCTGCGCTTTCATCCGCGCTGCACCGTCCTGCCCGGCGACGGCGCGCCGCGTCAGACCTGGCCCGCCCTGATCGCCTCGGTGACCGATCTCTCCGGTGCCCAGACCGGCGCGCACCGGACCTGGCTCGCCCGCGACGGGGCGGCCAAGGCTCCGCTCGATCCGCCGCGCAAGGCGATGGGCCAGCTCCTCGGCCACGGCGTGCGGTTCGGTCGTCCCGGCGAGGTCCTGGCTGCAGGCGAGGGCCTCGAGAATGCCCTCTCCGTTCGCGAGGCGCTGCCGGGCCTGCCCTCCGTCGCGGCGCTCTCTGCCGCCCATCTCGGCGCCCTCGCGCTCCCGCCCGGTCTGCGCCGTCTCTATGTCATCCTCGACGCCGACGCGGCCGGGGAGGGGGCGTTCGCCCGCCTCGCCGAGCGAGCTCGCGAGGCCGGTGTCGAGGCGCGTCCACTGCGGCCCGCCCGCGGCGACTTCAATGACGATCTCCTCGCTTCAGGGGCTCGCCGCCTCAACGCGGCGCTCGCGCGCCAGCTCGCCCGCGAAGACCGGGTGCGGTTCGGAGGGGCCTGA
- a CDS encoding MucR family transcriptional regulator, translated as MTTPSTENIVSMTTELVSAFAGSNAVPAGDLPTLIRDIHATLDALSRDEPEDRGPTLKPAVSVRKSLASRDHLLSLIDGKPYRTLKRHIAAHGFTPSTYRAEYGLPADYPMIAPSYSEERSAVAKARGLGRKPTPQPPGQSTPSLQAAGKKAAAPGSRTARQGAARPAASSRTAASRKGGRPRKAKP; from the coding sequence ATGACCACGCCGTCGACCGAGAATATCGTCTCTATGACGACGGAACTCGTCAGCGCCTTCGCGGGCAGCAATGCCGTGCCGGCGGGCGATCTGCCGACGCTCATCCGTGATATCCATGCGACGCTGGACGCTCTGTCCAGGGATGAACCCGAAGACCGCGGACCGACGCTCAAGCCCGCGGTGTCAGTCCGCAAATCGCTCGCCAGCCGCGATCACCTCCTCTCCCTGATTGACGGCAAGCCCTACAGGACTCTCAAGCGGCATATCGCGGCGCACGGCTTCACGCCATCAACCTATCGCGCCGAATATGGTCTGCCCGCCGACTATCCGATGATCGCGCCGTCCTATTCCGAGGAGCGCAGCGCCGTCGCCAAGGCGCGCGGACTGGGCCGCAAGCCGACGCCGCAGCCGCCAGGTCAGTCCACGCCCTCCCTCCAAGCCGCAGGAAAAAAGGCAGCGGCCCCCGGCAGCAGGACGGCTCGACAAGGCGCTGCCAGGCCGGCAGCGTCATCCCGCACCGCCGCCTCGAGGAAAGGCGGACGTCCCCGGAAGGCGAAGCCCTGA
- a CDS encoding DUF2493 domain-containing protein, with protein MNPHDAPQNPPSPTEHLLQELQLYGHRPFADEPDPRPLPGGDEVAGAVADIFDALSATLQDTRLEPDLEGLLWSAVNLFHRAAGRIERELDDNEKAQKTSQREQDGSEIRSVELERLIAEGGTLLERRDAFELMRDEAALHFERRTGSAWRPRTGSKVNHRHLTAAMVDSRDFLAARRRADAAVMMPTGTRIAFTGGDTDQHRDIWARLDQVHAKYPDMVLLHGGSPKGSEKAAACWANARSVPQIAFKPDWARHGKSAPFKRNDAVLGALPIGALVFPGSGIQENFADKARRLGIPVYRFSKGEG; from the coding sequence ATGAACCCGCACGACGCACCCCAGAACCCGCCATCGCCCACCGAGCACCTGCTCCAGGAGCTCCAGCTCTACGGCCACCGTCCGTTCGCGGACGAGCCCGACCCAAGGCCGCTCCCGGGCGGCGACGAAGTCGCCGGCGCGGTCGCCGACATCTTCGACGCCCTGTCCGCCACCCTGCAGGACACCCGCCTCGAACCGGACCTCGAAGGCCTCCTCTGGTCGGCGGTCAATCTCTTCCACCGCGCCGCGGGCCGCATCGAGCGCGAGCTCGACGACAATGAGAAGGCCCAGAAAACCAGCCAGCGCGAGCAGGACGGCAGCGAGATACGCTCGGTCGAACTGGAACGCCTGATCGCCGAGGGCGGCACCCTGCTCGAACGCCGCGACGCCTTCGAGCTCATGCGGGATGAGGCCGCGCTCCACTTCGAGCGCCGCACCGGCTCAGCCTGGAGACCGCGCACCGGGTCGAAGGTCAATCATCGCCACCTCACTGCGGCGATGGTCGACAGCCGCGATTTCCTCGCCGCGCGCCGCCGCGCGGACGCCGCGGTCATGATGCCCACGGGCACGCGGATCGCCTTCACCGGGGGCGACACCGACCAGCACCGCGACATCTGGGCCCGGCTCGATCAGGTCCACGCCAAATATCCTGACATGGTCCTGCTGCATGGCGGCTCGCCCAAGGGCTCGGAGAAAGCCGCCGCCTGCTGGGCGAATGCCCGGAGCGTCCCCCAGATCGCCTTCAAGCCCGACTGGGCCCGGCACGGCAAATCCGCGCCCTTCAAGCGCAATGATGCGGTGCTCGGCGCCCTGCCGATCGGGGCGCTCGTCTTCCCCGGATCGGGCATCCAGGAGAATTTCGCCGACAAGGCGCGGCGGCTGGGGATTCCCGTGTACCGGTTCAGTAAGGGCGAAGGGTGA